One Asterias rubens unplaced genomic scaffold, eAstRub1.3, whole genome shotgun sequence DNA window includes the following coding sequences:
- the LOC117305607 gene encoding uncharacterized protein LOC117305607, which produces MLQVAHKMAWLGRPLKWPDPQLPSQQPVFGPPRKISALILGDSLTKYLRENFDSCLLSPDVHTRRGATVQILRQYVINNAHQLHTADVIFLHVGTNNLEQGFLHSNIQAYRRLLTTVRENFPLTEIVVSGILPRSDDSRLNLSRVMHNIKLANICHNFSHCKFLDFSDMFHECHLAKDGLHLNWDGNYLFSRLIQKQLEKMSKPIDPRGTPQPHCPHELKKLVRTPRKKISAKCPKTKRCIDIPKPPTSSSTTSKTSDTTKPPPSVTTKPPKMSRKQRKSRQVIEDREGFLQLGRSLSSTKPVMYFIKPYVAMATIRYEEVNSNFHHSRGASHQQVRLPKAETPYVASRKQGKRRRKRKKQIVKRRRRRKWKVPWEASVKFSWRNDGQMDNNKTGSQGGNNMSLQG; this is translated from the exons ATGCTTCAGGTGGCACACAAGATGGCGTG GTTAGGCCGACCTCTGAAATGGCCAGACCCACAGCTACCATCCCAACAGCCTGTGTTTGGACCACCTCGAAAGATTAGTGCTCTGATATTGGGTGACTCCCTTACTAAATACTTGCGGGAGAACTTTGACAGTTGCCTGTTGAGCCCAGACGTGCACACTCGTCGAGGGGCAACTGTGCAAATTCTTCGTCAGTATGTTATTAATAACGCCCATCAGTTGCATACTGCTGACGTTATATTTTTGCATGTCGGAACAAATAACCTTGAACAGGGCTTCCTTCACAGCAACATCCAAGCCTACAGGAGACTACTTACCACTGTAAGGGAAAACTTCCCCCTTACTGAGATAGTGGTAAGTGGTATTTTACCCCGTTCAGATGATAGCCGACTTAATCTATCTCGGGTAATGCACAATATTAAGCTGGCCAatatttgtcacaatttttcaCATTGCAAGTTTTTAGATTTCAGTGACATGTTCCATGAATGCCATCTTGCTAAAGATGGACTTCATCTTAACTGGGACGGAAATTACCTCTTCAGCCGGCTTATACAGAAGCAATTAGAGAAAATGTCAAAACCCATAGACCCTCGTGGTACACCCCAACCCCATTGTCCACATGAGCTGAAGAAACTGGTCCGAACACCGAGGAAGAAAATCTCAGCGAAATGCCCAAAGACCAAGCGGTGCATTGACATCCCAAAGCCTCCCACAAGTTCCAGTACAACCTCAAAGACATCGGACACCACTAAGCCTCCTCCTTCTGTCACAACCAAGCCTCCCAAAATGTCAAGAAAACAGAGGAAGTCAAGACAAGTCATCGAGGACAGAGAAGGTTTTTTGCAGCTTGGGAGGAGTTTGTCTAGTACCAAACCAGTGATGTACTTCATCAAACCTTATGTGGCTATGGCCACAATACGGTATGAGGAGGTCAACAGCAATTTTCACCATTCTCGAGGTGCTTCACACCAACAAGTGCGCCTTCCGAAGGCAGAGACACCTTATGTTGCATCACGCAAGCAAGGGAAGAGGCGACGCAAAAGAAAAAAGCAAATCGTGAAAAGACGGAGGCGGCGAAAATGGAAG GTACCTTGGGAGGCTTCAGTCAAGTTTTCCTGGAGGAATGATGGGCAAatggacaacaacaaaacaggaaGCCAAGGAGGTAACAATATGTCATTGCAGGGGTGA